Proteins co-encoded in one Xiphophorus couchianus chromosome 16, X_couchianus-1.0, whole genome shotgun sequence genomic window:
- the LOC114160097 gene encoding charged multivesicular body protein 6-like encodes MGNVFGRKSRSSRVTEQDKAILQLKQQRDKLKQYQKRITLQLEKERRLAKQLLKDGKKEKALLLLKKKRYQDQLLEKTESQISNLELMVQDIEFMQIEVKVVEGLKIGNECLKNMHEIMSIEDVEKILDETQESIEYQKHIDEMLAGAMTHEDEEAVLAELEAITQGEDVALPEVPTDLVPEIPEVAKVETERKEARKQEDREMLAA; translated from the exons ATGGGAAACGTCTTTGGGAGAAAGAGCCGATCCTCTCGTGTAACGGAGCAAGACAAAGCCATTTTG cAACTGAAGCAGCAGAGAGATAAACTGAAGCAGTATCAAAAAAGAATCACCTTGCAGCTGGAGAAGGAGAGACGTCTGGCTAAGCAGCTGTTAAAAGATGGCAAGAAAGA AAAAGCACTGCTCCTGCTTAAGAAGAAACGCTACCAGGATCAGCTACTAGAGAAAACCGAGAGTCAGATTTCAAACCTAGAACTTATG GTTCAAGACATTGAGTTCATGCAAATCGAGGTGAAAGTCGTCGAGGGGCTTAAAATTGGCAATGAATGCCTGAAAAATATGCACGAG atcatGTCAATAGAAGATGTGGAAAAAATCCTAGATGAGACCCAAGAATCAATTGAGTATCAAAAG CACATAGATGAAATGCTGGCTGGAGCCATGACACACGAGGATGAAGAAGCAGTTTTAGCAGAATTAGAAGCTATCACTCAG GGAGAAGATGTAGCACTGCCAGAGGTTCCTACTGATCTTGTACCAGAGATACCAGAAGTTGCTAAAGTTGAAACAG agagGAAAGAAGCAAGGAAGCAAGAGGACAGAGAGATGCTGGCAGCCTAA